GTGGATTTTGAGGATGAGCTAGTGACCAGCGGCCAGAAAATCATGAAATTTTGGCTGCAGATCAGTAAGGAAGAGCAGTTGAAGCGCTTCAAACGGCGAGAGCAGACTCCCTTTAAACGTTTCAAAATTACTGATGAAGATTGGCGAAATCGGAAGCAGTGGGCTTCTTATCAAGCTGCGGCAGTGGAGATGGTTGATCGTACGAGCACTATCAACTCTCCATGGATTCTGATTCCCTCCGAAGACAAAAAATTTGCAAGAATTAGGATCCTTGAGACGCTTTGCGATCATTTTGACAAAGAAAGACCGTAAAAAAACCATTGCCTAGGCTTATTGATAACGGTGGCCTTTGATAGCCAGAAGTGGACATTAAGTCTAGTCACCCGGAATCGGAGAGATCGTGAGGCCGAAGAAATCACCTTAAGTTTGTGTTTAATCTTTTCAGTTATCTAGATCAGCTGGGTCGTCATTAATTTCAGGAGGATCAAATGGCTGAGAAGATGATTGATTTCGAGGATTTTTCGCGGGTCGCGACTGAGCACGCGGAACAAACAATTATGGTGGACATCCGTATGGATGACGAGCGTGAGTTTCGCGGCCAACTTCATCTGGAGCCCGGTCAAACGCTTCAAGGCTTGATGAACAGTGCCGATGAGTTCATCCCAGTGCGGACCCTGGCTGGAGAGGTCCATCTTCTGAACAAACACTCCATAGAAGATATACACGAACTGCAGGGTTGCGCCTGAGATAGATCAAAGGCTCGGACGCGTACCTCCCCTAAGGTCGCTCTAAGCGATCTTAAATTGGGAGGGAACCGATGACCAAGGACGCGCTGCACCGAAACTATCTCCAAGTGGCCAAAGAGGTCTCGCAAGGAGCTGCTGCGCTGAGAGAGGCAATGCCCAAGGCGATGGCTGGCTTCAGTGCGCTTGGAGGTGCGGCCTACGCTGAGGGCGCGCTACAAAGTAAGACGAAAGAGTTGATCGCGCTGGCTATCGGCATCTCGGCGCGCTGTGACGGCTGCGTCGGCTATCATGCAAAAGCGTGTTTTGACAAAGGTGCCTCGCGTCAGGAGGTGGCTGAAACCATCGCCGTGGCGATCCAGATGGGAGGCGGTCCTTCCATGGTTTACGGGGCCGCTGCGCTAGATGCCTTCGACCAGATTGCATCCGCGGCTGAGGTTGAGGCCGCTTACAAGAATTGAGGGGCCTTGGCTGAATATCGGCGCACAGATGAAAGACCAGACGAAGCTCGCAAAAGAAGGCATCTGTCCCATCTGTGGGCAAGAGATGGACTATGTCGAGGACGTGCCGTCAGGAATGTCCGATCCTTACTATGAGTGCCCGGACTGTAGCCGCAAGTTCGACGCATTGAGTGGAAGGGAGCTGAAGGTCCACTTCTAGCCAGTAGCAGACATCTCCCCGGCATCCAAGTTTGCCAAACCTCAGCTATTTTAGAGCCTCGATCTCTACCAACTATTGGTCGCTGGTGGCGGTTAACGATGCGTCACGATGATCCCGAGTGCGACCAGAATTCCAAAGCAAAGGGCCAACAGGCTGAACCGGCGCGGCTCGCGTTCTGTGTACGGCATGAGATGCGAAGCTCCGACATATAAAAGCGCCCCACCAGACAGAGCTAATAGTGCTCCAAGGACACTCTCCTCAATCCTACTGATGAAGGGGAGCGAGATCAGGGTCCCAGCGGGCGTCGTCAATGCAGCAGCCGTGAAGGCCAATCCAACTGCCGCGCGCTTTGAGAAACCACCCCGCAGCATGAGAATGTAGGTCACAATGCCTTCGGGAAACTCATGAAGGATCATGCCGGTGGCTGCCAGGACACCCGTGACAACATCGGTAGTGAAGGTAACCGAAAAGATCACACCGTCGATCAGTGAATGAAAGCCGATGCCGAGCAGAGGGACTAGGCCGATAGCGAACTCGGCCGTTTGCGGCTTATCACAGACNNNNNNNNNNNNNNNNNNNNNNNNNNNNNNNNNNNNNNNNNNNNNNNNNNNNNNNNNNNNNNNNNNNNNNNNNNNNNATGAAGCGGTTCGTGGCGAGCATGAAGAGATATCCGGCCAACAAAAGGATGGGTGCATGACCGTTTTTGGCCAATGCCGTCGGCGCTATGTGGACCAGTGAAACCGACACCAGAACGCCGGCTGCAAAGGCTGCGAAGTAGGTGGTGTTCCTGCGTCCCCAGGTTTCGAAATGACGGATCACGAAGATGCCGCTGGTGGTTACACAGGCGGCCAACAAACTTGCTGACAAGGGCGTCGGAAGACCGTCCACGATGCTCCTTTCAGGGCCAGCGGGCCGGCCCGAGTGCTTCTGCGCCATAGCTCTGAAGTTGAATGTATATTAAATTATGAATGATTGATCTTGCTCAACTTGTTTCCATGAAGGGCGCGCTAGCCTAGCGAAAGTATAAAGGTGGAGAGTTTTTGTTATGCCGGAATCTCAATCGACTAAGGGACTGACCGAGGCTGTCGCGGTCTTCGATAGCGGCGAAAGCTTGCAGGATGCGGTGGACGAGTTGCTTTCGTCGGGGTTCAACCAGGCGGAACTGAGCTTGCTTGCGAGCGAAAAGGCGGTCGAAGAGAAGTTGGGGCACGCCTATCGCAAGGTCGCCGAGCTTGAGGATGACGTCTCCGTTCCCCGCACAGCCTATGTTTCGACCGAAGCGCGAGGTGATGAGGAAGGCGGCCTGATTGGCGGCTTGGTGTATGTCGGGGCGGCGGCTGCCGCTGGAGCAATCGTAGCAAGTGGGGGTGCTTTGGCCACGGTTCTTGCCAGCATGGCCATCGCCGGTGGGGCAGGTGGTCTCATTGGCTCATTTCTCGCGAAGTTGGTGGGTGACCATCATGCCCGCTACATCCAGGAGCAACTCGATCACGGCGGTTTACTCCTTTGGGTGAGAACCAGGGACAACGACCATGAACAAAAAGCCGTGAGCATCCTCAAGAAGCACTCCGCACATGACGTGCACACCCATCCGATCCCATCCGCCGGCAGAGCCGACTGATCATAGAATGGCTAGGAGAGGCAAGGAGCACCTGTTGAGCGAGCAAAGCGCCTACGAAAAAGCGTTGGGTGATCCAGCGGCGTTCTTTGGTTCGCCAGAAGCGGTCGTCGACACCCCTAATTTGAGTAGGCAGGAAAAGATCGAGGTCCTGAGGCGCTGGGAGTACGACGCACGGGAACTGGATGCGGAGGAAGAGGAAAGCCCGGAGGGTCACAGCGAGAGAAATCTACTTCAGCGCATCCATCAAGCGCTGCATGGTCTCGGAGCAAGCCTGAACCTGGAAGCCACGCCCCCGACCA
Above is a window of Limibacillus sp. DNA encoding:
- a CDS encoding ZIP family metal transporter, with translation VCDKPQTAEFAIGLVPLLGIGFHSLIDGVIFSVTFTTDVVTGVLAATGMILHEFPEGIVTYILMLRGGFSKRAAVGLAFTAAALTTPAGTLISLPFISRIEESVLGALLALSGGALLYVGASHLMPYTEREPRRFSLLALCFGILVALGIIVTHR
- a CDS encoding carboxymuconolactone decarboxylase family protein produces the protein MHRNYLQVAKEVSQGAAALREAMPKAMAGFSALGGAAYAEGALQSKTKELIALAIGISARCDGCVGYHAKACFDKGASRQEVAETIAVAIQMGGGPSMVYGAAALDAFDQIASAAEVEAAYKN